The window ATAAATAGTAGAGTTTTTTTCATGTCTTATTTGATTATTAGTTAAAGTATATCAAATGTACTTAAATTTAATTAAAATCACTAAATAATGACAAAAACTAAATGATAACTAATAAAATAACCACAAAATAGAATTATTCACATCAATTTAAGAAACTATTTGATATTAGTCATATTACCACAAAGGTTTTCAAGATGAAAAATCTTATGGAAAGGGCTTTTTACTTGATTTAAATGCTCACTATCTTGAATGAAGGTATATCGTGAGGCAATAGAATTCATATCTGAGACAATCACCAGCCAACATTCATCTACAGAAGTATCATAATAAGGGAATTTTTCGTTCTTTTTATCGATTACTTCAATGATTTTCTCCGAGCATAATTCATCAAAAAGACTCATATTGTATTCATAGGTAATAAAAACATTTCTACGATGAGAAGATTTTCTGATATATTTTACACAACCAAACGGTTTACCTTTTTTAATGCTTTTATAGATATTTAAAATAATTTCCTCCTGATATTCTAGAGAATCAAATTTAATATTTGAATGAAATTCTAAAAAATAAACACCACGATATTTCGTAGTGTCTTCTTGTTCGAGTAATATTTCTGCCTGACGGAAAATTTTATTCAAATTACTTTCCACCTTTTTCATTTCAAGATGATTGATTACTTCAGTCAATTCTATTCCGATTTTTTTTTCGTTAAGAGTGGCGATAAAATCAGGGCTTTCGCAGATAAGATTATCAAAAGTAACTTCCGGAAAATGATGCATAAAAGAGTTAAGCAATAAAATTTCTGCTTTCTTCTTATATTTTTCACGGTCATGAAGTTTAGACTCATCAATCTTTTGGTGATATTTTTCCATCGGCTTTTTTTTCAAATGCCGATTGAGGTAATACAAACTGATATTTTTTATTAAATCTTCATCAGAAAATGCTCTTTTCATGTGTGGTCTTTTAAAAGTTAATAATGACACATGGTTTTCACGGTTTAAACTGAAAGTTTTTGATAATCAAAAATTTACACTTAAAGGTAATTAAAAATAAGATTCAATAGCCTCTTTTTAAATAATTTATCATATTATTAATATAAAGTTTATTTCCTTAATTATATATTTACTTTTTCTAACACAAACAATGACTTTATGGATTTCAGAAATTTCAAAATACCTTTCAGCATCAACCCAAAATATTCTAAAAGAGTTGCCTATTTTTCGATGGAGTTTGCTATTGAGCAGGTTTTAAAAATATATTCCGGTGGTTTAGGTTTTTTAGCAGGTTCACATATGCGAAGTGCCTACAACCTTAACCAAGATCTTATCGGGATCGGAATTTTATGGAAATTCGGATACTACGACCAGGCAAGGAATCACGATCAGACCTTACAGCCAACCTGGACGAGAAAAATGTACAGTTTTCTTGAAGATACTGGTATAAAATTTCAAATTGAAATTCACAGTGCTCCGGTTTGGGTAAAAGTTTGGTATCTTGATCCTGAAGTTTTCAATACGGCACCCATGTTTTTCCTTTCTACAGACGTACCGGAAAACGATCATATTTCTAAAACAATTTGCCATAGATTGTACGATGCCAACGAAGCTACGAAGCTGGCTCAATATATTTTGCTTGGAAAAGGAGGTGCAAAACTTTTAGATGAAATGAACATCGAAAGAGATGTTTACCATCTGAACGAAGCTCACGGACTTCCAGCTGCATTTCATTTATTAAAAAAATACAACGGAGATATTCAGAAAGTAAAAGAAAAACTGGTTTTTACCACACACACTCCTGAAGAAGCAGGAAACGAAAAGCACAATCTGAAATTATGCTATGACATGTCTTACTTTTCAGGCTTAACTATGGAAGAAGCAAAAGGGATAGAAGGTTCTGATGGTGAACTTTTCAATCACTCTCTTTGTGCCTTGAAAATGGCAAGAATTGCAAATGGAGTTTCAAAACTACACGGTAAAGTATCCAGGGCGATGTGGAGTAAATATCCCGGAATTTGCGAAATAAAATCGATTACCAACGCTCAGGAATTCAAATATTGGAGTGACAAAGCATTATACATTTCTGACGCTGAAAATAACGATATCATTTTCGACTACCGGAAAAAAATTTTAAAGAAAAGATTATTCAGAATTGTTGCCGACCAGACCGGAAATTTATTTGATCCCAACATTTTCACAATCGTTTGGGCAAGAAGATTTGCAGGTTACAAAAGAGCAGATTTACTTTTGCAGGATAAAGAAAGATTCAGAAAGCTATTAAACAATCCTAAATATCCGGTACAGATTATTTGGGCAGGAAAACCTTATCCGATGGATTATTCTTCAATTTCCACTTTCAACGTTTTGGTGGAAGAAAGCAAAAACCACAAAAATATGGCGGTTTTAACGGGATATGAATTGGCTTTAAGCAAATCTTTAAAACAGGGTTCAGATCTATGGTTAAATAACCCGAGAGTTCCGAGAGAAGCATCAGGTACATCAGGAATGACCGCTGCAATGAACGGTTCTGTAAACCTTTCTACAGACGATGGATGGATTCCGGAATTTGCAAAACACGGTGAAAATTCTTTCGTTGTTCCAAAAGCAGATTATATGAATATGAGTATTTATGAGCAAGATACCTATGATTTCAACAAATTATACGAAATTCTTGAAAACGAAATTTTACCAACCTACTACGATCACCCCGATCAATGGCGAAAAATACAGCAAAACTCGATGAAAGATGTAAAGCAAAATTTCAACAGCGATAGAATGGCAGATGAATATTACAGCATCATCTACAATGCATAAATAAAACAACCCCGTGAAATCAGTTTTTCACGGGGTTTTATTTTTAAATTTAATTTCTAAGATTTTAATTTCGAAACGCCAATTTCATAAACACAAGCATGTTTCAGATATTTTGACCGCTCTCTTGAAGTTACCGATTCTAAATGATCATTTTTAATAACGATTATTGGATCTTCTTCATTTTCGAGTTCAAAATTGGCAAAATATCTTTCTTCGGGACCTGTTTTGTCCATATCTGCTTTTATCTTTTGAAGCTCGCCTGCATATTGTTTAAAACCGGGATCAGAAGAATGTATAAATTTATATTCAGAACCTGCATCTACAAAATAATGAAGTTTTTTTTCAATAATTCCTGCTTCATCAGTAATCTGTGGATTATCGTTTCCATCTTTAAAAGCTACTTCTACCAACTTTCCACCTTCTTTTTGCACATAATTTTCAGCCTCATTAAAGTTTGAAAATCCTGTAATTACTACTTGATCTTGCAGATCATAACGATTAAGCTTTTTATTAGTTTCCATAATTATTTTTCTTTGATGATGAAATATATTCAATTCTTTTGCCAAAACACTACAACAAAAGCTTTTTCTTATCAAATTAATAAAATTATTATCTTTGAGATTCTTTAAATTAAGCAATGAAAAAACTCTTACTTACCCTTACGGTTATAGCAGCATTCCAAAATGCTACATCACAGGAAATAACTTTAGATAAAATATATTCAGGATACTATCGTGGCAAAGGCATTGCAGGAATT is drawn from Chryseobacterium muglaense and contains these coding sequences:
- the glgP gene encoding alpha-glucan family phosphorylase produces the protein MDFRNFKIPFSINPKYSKRVAYFSMEFAIEQVLKIYSGGLGFLAGSHMRSAYNLNQDLIGIGILWKFGYYDQARNHDQTLQPTWTRKMYSFLEDTGIKFQIEIHSAPVWVKVWYLDPEVFNTAPMFFLSTDVPENDHISKTICHRLYDANEATKLAQYILLGKGGAKLLDEMNIERDVYHLNEAHGLPAAFHLLKKYNGDIQKVKEKLVFTTHTPEEAGNEKHNLKLCYDMSYFSGLTMEEAKGIEGSDGELFNHSLCALKMARIANGVSKLHGKVSRAMWSKYPGICEIKSITNAQEFKYWSDKALYISDAENNDIIFDYRKKILKKRLFRIVADQTGNLFDPNIFTIVWARRFAGYKRADLLLQDKERFRKLLNNPKYPVQIIWAGKPYPMDYSSISTFNVLVEESKNHKNMAVLTGYELALSKSLKQGSDLWLNNPRVPREASGTSGMTAAMNGSVNLSTDDGWIPEFAKHGENSFVVPKADYMNMSIYEQDTYDFNKLYEILENEILPTYYDHPDQWRKIQQNSMKDVKQNFNSDRMADEYYSIIYNA